In the genome of Thermodesulfobacteriota bacterium, the window CTCTCTGGAGGGCATCGATCCGTTCCCTCGATTCGGCCTGGAGGCCCGAAATCATTTGACGGCTGATCTCCTCGATCTCGGACTTCTTCACCTCGATCCTGCGGAGGATCTCCTGGTCTCGGATCATCTTGTTCAGACGAATCGAAAACTCTGAAAGGGTGAAGGGTTTTTTGATAAACTCCCTCGCCCCTGCGGCAATCGCCTTCTGGGCCGAGTATTCATCGCTGAAACCGGTCATCACCATCACCGGAAGATCGGGAAATCTCTTAGAGATCTCCTGGGTGAGCTCAATCCCGTTCATCTCTGGCATCACCACGTCCGTGACCACGGCATCGAATCGCCGTTGGCCGAGCCTCACCAGGGCCTCCCTCCCGTTGTCGGCCGTTTCACACTCATGTCCTGTGGAGGAAAGG includes:
- a CDS encoding response regulator — protein: MDTDHFRILIVDDERPIQELLLNFLSSTGHECETADNGREALVRLGQRRFDAVVTDVVMPEMNGIELTQEISKRFPDLPVMVMTGFSDEYSAQKAIAAGAREFIKKPFTLSEFSIRLNKMIRDQEILRRIEVKKSEIEEISRQMISGLQAESRERIDALQREIEELRKKLG